TCTTTGCACCTAATGAATAAGACAGTATTTATATCATTAGAATTACCGGGCGATAACGTCCTTTACGATATTTATTTATAGTAAGCGAAGATATTTTCTTCGCTTTTTTTTTGTGAAAAAATTAAGAGAGTATGTTTACAATTACAGAACTAAGCACCGAGAGAATCAATAGTATAGTCACAGATGCATTGGCTTTTGCCAATGGTAAAACGGCTAAAATAGAAGGAGAGGTTTTTTGCTCAAATCTTTTCTTTGAAGACAGCACCAGAACAAAAACAAGTTTTGATATAGCCGAAAGAAAATTAGGATTACAGGTTGTTCCTTTTGATGCTTCTCACAGTTCTGTAAACAAAGGGGAAAGCCTTTATGATACGGTAAAAACAATCGAAAGTCTGGGAGTAAATCTGGTTGTAATCAGAGATAAAAAAGACAGATATTTTGATGAATTAAAAAATATAAAAATTCCTGTAATCAACGGAGGAGACGGAACAGGAAACCACCCTTCTCAGTGTATGCTGGATTTAATGACCATCTATCAGGAATTCGGAAAGTTTGAAGGTCTGAAAGTTGGAATTGTAGGAGATGTAAAACACAGCCGGGTTGCCAATTCAAATGCAGAAGCTTTGAGAAGATTGGGCGCAAAAGTGTACTTCTCGGGGCCTGAACAATGGTTTGATGAAGGAGCTTTAATCAACGGGACATACTTAAGTGTTGATGAGTTAATTGCTGAGGTCGATGTGTTAATGCTGTTAAGAATTCAGCACGAAAGACATGATGCTAAAATGAGTTTCTCCGCTTCGGAATACCATAGAAAATATGGTTTGACGAAAGAAAGGGAGAAAGCCATGAAAAAAGAAGCCATCATCATGCATCCGGCTCCGATTAACAGAGGAGTAGAAATTGATACAGACTTAGTGGAATGCGAACGTTCAAGAGTATTCAAGCAAATGCAGAACGGGGTTTTCGCAAGAATGGCGATTTTAAAAGAAGCCTTGGAGAAAGAAGGGTATACTTTTAAATAAGAGCCAAGTAAAAAGATAAAAGTGCACTCAAATTCCCCTCCTCTGGAGGGGTGGCAAAAATTCCAAGAATTTTTGACGGGGTGGTTTAAATAAATACAAAATAAAATAAAGAGATAAAAGTTTAAAATGAAGAAAAAATTAATACTGGAGTCCGGTGAAGTGTTTCATGGAGAAGGTTTCGGAGCAGAATTGGAAACTGCAGGAGAAGTAGTTTTCAATACCGGAATGACAGGGTATCAGGAACTGATTTCTGACCCGTCTTATTGCGGTCAGATTGTTTGTATGACCTATCCATTAATCGGAAACTATGGGATTAATAGAGATGATTATGAGAGTATTGAACCAGCGATCAAAGGGCTTATCGTAAAAGAACTTTGCGATTTTCCTTCGAATTTCCGTACTCAGATTACTTTAGATGAACTGTTTAAAAAGAAAAACCTTTCAGGAATTTCAGGAATCGATACCAGAAGACTGACAAGAATTCTTCGTAACCACGGAGTTGTGAAAGGAAAAATCGTAAACGCTGATGCTGATGAAAGCACAGTAGTTTCAGAATTAAAATCAACCAATTTCCCAACAAACCAGGTGGAGCAGGTTTCAACAAAGACACCTTACGCAAATCCGGGAAGAGGGTTGAAAGTAGTGTTGGTAGATTTTGGTTCTAAATTAGGAATTATCAGAGAATTGTCTCAAAGAAACTGCGATATCACAGTAGTTTCTCAGGATGTAACAGCTGAAGAAATTTTACTGATGAATCCTGATGGAGTAATGTTGTCGAACGGCCCAGGAGATCCGGAAGATAACCAGCACGCTCTTGAAATGATCAGAGGAATCCTGGGTAAAGTTCCAATTTTCGGAATCTGTCTAGGACACCAATTGATCGGTTTGGCTTGTGGAGCAAAGACTTTCAAATTAAAATTCGGACACAGAGGAGGAAATCACCCGGTGTTGGATTTAGAAAAAAACAAAGTGGCAATTACTTCCCAAAACCACGGTTATGCTGTTGACCAGGAAAGTTTGAAAGGAACAGATTTAATTGAAACACACATCGCATTGAACGACAGAACCAACGAAGGTCTGAAACACAAAATTCACCCTTGTTTTTCCGTTCAGTATCACCCGGAAGCAAGTCCAGGTCCAGAAGATGCAAACTACTTATTTGATGAGTTCATTGAATTAATGGAAAACTTCAAAAAGTAAAACACTCAGTTTGTCATTCTGAATGAGCGAAAAGCGGAATGAAGAATCTCTACAAATAAGTTTAGATTCCTGGGAATGACAATGTGTGGAAAAATTAAGTCAATAAACACAACGCTGGAAGTCTAGATCTGAAATCTGACATCTGGTATCTAAAAAAAGAAAAATGGCAAAACGTACAGATATAAAAACAATTTTAGTAATCGGTTCAGGCCCAATTATTATTGGTCAGGCGGCCGAATTTGATTACGCGGGAACGCAGGCTTGTCTGTCTTTGAAGGAAGAAGGCTACAAGGTAATTTTGATTAACTCAAACCCTGCGACGATTATGACGGATGTTGAAATCGCGGATAAAGTATATATCGAGCCGATTTCACTTCAGTTTGTAAGTCATATCATCAGAAAAGAGCGTCCGGATGCACTTTTACCGACTCTTGGAGGTCAGACTGGTTTGAATATGGCGGTAGAATTGGAAAAATCAGGAATTCTTGAAGAATGTAAAGTTGAAGTTTTGGGAACGAAGCTTTCAGCGATCAACAGAGCGGAAGACAGAGATTTGTTCCGTGAGTTGATGAGAGAACTGAATGAGCCGGTTCCGGAATCTGATATCGTAAACACGGTAGAAGGAGCATTAAATTTTGCTGACAATATCGGATATCCTGTTATTGTTCGTCCGGCTTTCACCATGGGTGGAACAGGAGGGGGTATCGCTTCCAACGAGGTTGAATTGAAAGAAA
Above is a genomic segment from Chryseobacterium geocarposphaerae containing:
- a CDS encoding carbamoyl phosphate synthase small subunit — protein: MKKKLILESGEVFHGEGFGAELETAGEVVFNTGMTGYQELISDPSYCGQIVCMTYPLIGNYGINRDDYESIEPAIKGLIVKELCDFPSNFRTQITLDELFKKKNLSGISGIDTRRLTRILRNHGVVKGKIVNADADESTVVSELKSTNFPTNQVEQVSTKTPYANPGRGLKVVLVDFGSKLGIIRELSQRNCDITVVSQDVTAEEILLMNPDGVMLSNGPGDPEDNQHALEMIRGILGKVPIFGICLGHQLIGLACGAKTFKLKFGHRGGNHPVLDLEKNKVAITSQNHGYAVDQESLKGTDLIETHIALNDRTNEGLKHKIHPCFSVQYHPEASPGPEDANYLFDEFIELMENFKK
- a CDS encoding aspartate carbamoyltransferase catalytic subunit, which gives rise to MFTITELSTERINSIVTDALAFANGKTAKIEGEVFCSNLFFEDSTRTKTSFDIAERKLGLQVVPFDASHSSVNKGESLYDTVKTIESLGVNLVVIRDKKDRYFDELKNIKIPVINGGDGTGNHPSQCMLDLMTIYQEFGKFEGLKVGIVGDVKHSRVANSNAEALRRLGAKVYFSGPEQWFDEGALINGTYLSVDELIAEVDVLMLLRIQHERHDAKMSFSASEYHRKYGLTKEREKAMKKEAIIMHPAPINRGVEIDTDLVECERSRVFKQMQNGVFARMAILKEALEKEGYTFK